GCTCAGCTACCCGGTCACCCTGGCCCTGCACTGCCTGGGCGTGCCCTACGCGACCTTCTGCCCCGGACATCCCAGCTATGTGCTCTCCGGCCCCGACGCCTACTTCGGCGTCCCCTACGCCTGGCCCGACGCACTGCGGCCCGAACCGGAGCGGCTGCGGGAGCTGAGGGCCGCGGCGCGGCAGAGCGACGAGGCCTTCACCGCCCTGTTCGCGGCCTTCGCCCGGCGGCACGCGCCTTCCCGGCCGGCTCCGGGCCGCGCCTTCGCCCACAGCTCGCCGCACGCAGTCGTCTACGCCTACCCGGCGTTCCGCTGGCTGCCGACGCCTCCGCCGGGACCGGTGCGCCTGTTCGCCGGGCACATGGCCGCACTCCCGGACCCCCTCGACGCGAAGTGGGAGGCGCGCCTGAAACTGCTGCGTTCGAGCGGCGAGAGGCTCGTCCTCGTCGCGCTCGGTACGTTCCTGTCCGCGCGCGACGACGTCCTGCGCACCGTCGTCACCGGGTTGCTCGACGGCATGCCGGACGTGTCGGTCGTCGTCGCGGCCGGAGAACGGGCCGCCGCGCTGGCCGATCTCGCGGGCGAACGGACCGTGGTGGTGCCGTCGGTGCCCCAGCGCGCGCTCCTGGAGCGGGTGGACGCGATGGTGCACCACGGTGGCAGCAACTCCTTCACCGAATGCCTGCGGGCGGGCGTGCCCGCGGTGGTGCTGCCGTTCTCCAGCGACCAGTTCTCCGTGGCCCGGGACGCGGAGCGCGCCGGTGCCGGTGTGGTGCTCGACCCGAACACGCTGTCGCCGGCCGATGTCCCTGCGGCGCTCGGGACGCTGTGGCGGACCGCGAGCCCGCGTATGCCCGGTCTGGCCGCGGCGGTACGGCGGCGGGGGCCCGGGTGGGCGGCTGGAGAGCTGCTGGCCGCCATGGGCCGGCGGACGTCGGCGGACTGATCCCGGCGCCGTCGTGCCGGGGTGGGTCAGCCGGGCCGCGTGGCGTGTGCGGGCAGGGGCACCGGCGGGCCGAAGACCACCGGGAGACCGGGAGCGTACAGAACGCTCACGGGCTCGCCCTGCGGCCTCGACAGCCCGGCCGCCGCGACCAGTTCGTCCTGCCAGCCCAGCAGGGTGCACCTGCGGAAGGACCAGGCGGGGTGTGCGTTGGGGAGGTAGTAGGTGCGCCCGAGGAACCGCTCGTGCAGCCCCCAGCGCTGAGTGAGGAACTCCTCCAGCGGCGTGGCCGCCACCGGCTCGTCCGCCACGTCCAGCCACACCCGTGCGGCGGCTCGCGCACCCTGGCGCCCACCCGTGCGGTACAGCAGCCGGCTGTCGAACCACTGGCTGTGGATGCGGGACCACCGGTAGGGCAGGCCGAACGCGCCGCGGGCCGCCAGTACGGGCAGCAGTCGGTCGCAGTCGAGCGAACGGAACACCACCCCGCGGCGTCCCGTGGCGTCGCGGCTGTACAGGCGGACGTTGACCTCGCCGAAGCTCCCCAGGTAGGGCAGGGCCGGCGCCCGGCCGAAGGCGAGGTCGTCCATGCGGAAGAAGACCAGGCCGACGTACGCCCGGCCCTGGTGGAGGTCGGGCACGGTGCCGGCCGGCAGCAGCCGGGCCACCTCGAACGGGTCGGCGGGCCAGTGCAGGAACACCAGGTCCCGCCAGCGCTGCCGGAACAGCACGCGCCGCACCGTACGCGGAGCCAGCGGGGTCAACGCCTCCGCGGGCCGGGTGCGGTGGTACGAAGGGCCGTACGCGAGACGTCTCCTCGGCATGTCCGCCCTACCGCACCACTTCGAGTGCCGCACCGCTGCCGGGACGCACAAGTCTCGCCCCCTCGGAGAGCGCCCGCACGATCACGTCCACTGCCTCCGGAACGGGCAATCCCCGCGGCAGCGGCGGCGCTTGGCCCGCGACGGCGCGCCCGGCGAAGCCCGTGTCCATGTGGGGCAGGTTGATCTCCAGCACGGTCACGCCCTGGCGTCGCCGCTCCCGGCGGACCGCCGTGAGCCAGGTGGCCAGCGCGGCCTTGGCGGCGGCGTAGTCCGCCATCCGAGCCGGTGCCGCCTCGGCGACGATCCCGGTGACGGCCGCGAGGACGCCGCCCTCGGGCAACCGGTCCCCGGCGGCCCGCAGGAACGCCATGGGGGCCAGCGCGTTCACCGCCATCAGGTGTTCGGACACCGCGTCCTCCACCTCCCCGGCCGACCCGAAGGCCGCGACTCCGACGCATACGACGACGCCGTCCAAGCCGCCCAGTTCCGCCGCCGCCCAGTCGACGGTCTTCGCACAGGAGTCGGCGTCCCAGGCGTCGAAGGTGCGGGCGGGAGCGTGCTCGCACGCCGCCGAGACACGGGTGAGGGCCTCGCGGTCACGTCCGGCCAGTGCCGTGCGCGTACCGAGGGCGCACAGTCGTACGGCGAGCGCCGCCCCGATCTCCCCGGTGGCACCCGGCACCAGAATCCGTGCATCTCTCAGGTCCATGCCCCGCCTCGCCTTCCTTGCCGACGACCTGGCACTACGTGTCTGGTTCGTTGGTCGGCCGTCGGCCGGATGCAGACGCGGGCACACCAGGAACGGCACGTCGGCCCGCCGGCGGCTTACCGGGGTCGACGGCGTTCCCGGTCCGGGTCGGTCTCGCCGCCGCCAGCGACCGTCTCGCGGCCTCGGATGTCGTCCTCTGATCAGGTACGGGTCAGTCCCACATGTTGAAGATCACGTCCCCGACAGATCCAGGACGCCAGTACGTCAGATCCTTCCCCTGGGCCAGCGCCGCCGGCGGCTGGGTGGCCGCCCGCGACCAGTCCATGTCCAGCTCGGCCGCCGTCAGCAGACGAATCCGCGACACGGCCGCGATGGCCGATCCGATGGCGGGGTCGTCGACGAAAGAAAGCGGCCAGAAGGACGACTCGCCGGGAGGAGCTGCCAGGGCGAGCAGCGGCAGGGTCTGATGGCACAGGACCGCCACCCGGCGATCACGGAAAGCGATCACTACGTGGTGAAAGCTGGGCGGGAAGCGACCGTCGGACACCGACTCGACGTGCCCACCTGTTCGGCGAGCGATCTCGTAGCAGACGGCCTTGAAGTCGGCCAGTGCCGGAGCCTCTTCGTCTCCGGGCGGCCACTGCCAATGTGGGTCCGTGGCCTGACTTCGCTGTTCGCCCCGCCCCATGGCGCGATCCTAGCGCCGACGTCAGGCGGGCCGTCCGGAGAAGTCCCCCACGATCACCATCTGCCACGCCCCTCCACGGTTGCCGACGCCGACGTCACCCCGCTGTGCGGGGATCCCCACTACCGGCGACATGTCCGCTATCAACCATTCTGCAACACTCTTCGGTCGGGCGGCTCTGCCGTGCAGGTGCCGGAGGGCGAGAGCGGCGTGCGTTCCGCTGCGGTGGGCCGACGTCGCCTTAGTCGCGCGCGGTGACGAAGACGGGGTTCTCGTCGACGAGGACGACAGCCTGCGCGACGGTGCCGACGGCGGCGTCGTGGGCTCTGGTCATATTCTCACCCTCCGCCGAACTTCACCTTTCACACCGCTGAACTTCGCTTTTCATGCCGCGGTTACCTTCCAGCAGAGTCAAGGTCAGCTTTGCAGGCAGGAGAGCGGTGCGGTGAAGCGACGCAACACAGGCAGCAGGTTCTGCGCCCCGCTGGTCAGCGTGCTCCTGGCTGTGTCCGTAGGCGGCTGCGGCATGAGCGGTGGCAACGCGACCGGCCCGGCGGCCACCTCGTCGACGTCCGCCGGCGTCCGCGGCACCCCCGGGGCCACGTCGCACGTCACGGCTGAGCCCGCCACCTGGCACAAGTGGGGCCTGACACCGCTGCCCGCGACTCCCGAGCCCCCCGCGGACAAACCCCTCAAGCTGTCGGCGACCGGCCCGATCCCGGTCTTCAGCCATGTACCGACATCCCAGAAGGTCGTCTTCATCACCGTCGACGACGGACTGGAAAAGGACCCCAAGTTCATCGAGATGATGCGGGACCTGAAGATCCCGATCACGATGTTCCTGATGAACGACGCCATCAAGTCGGACTATGGGTACTTCAAGCCACTGCAGGCGATGGGCAACCACATCCAGAACCACACCCTGCACCATCCCGCGATGAACACCATCCCTCTGAGCCGCCAGAAGCAAGAGGTGTGCGGCGATCAGAAGATCCTCACTCAGCAGTTCGGCACCGCCCCGTTCCTCTTCCGGCCGCCCTACGGGGCGTACAACAACAACACCAAGACCGCGGTGGGAGATTGCGGGCCGCGAGCGATCGTCTGGTGGCGCGAATCCATGCAGGTACGCAATCTGCAGTACCAAGAGCCACGCAAGAAGTTGCGCCCCGGCGACATCATCCTCGCCCACTTCCGCGGTCCTGCGGAGCTCAAGGGCACCACCATGACGGAGATGTTCGCGAATCTGCTCAAGTGCATCCGGGCACAGGGCTTCGCGGTAGCCCGCCTGGAGGACTACATCCAGCCGCCGACCGGACATTGAACCAACCAGAGATCCCGTGCCCGATCGGACATCCGGCGACAAAGGACCAGAGCAAGCCCTCGCGACGAAGTGCGGGCGGCTGCCGGGCAGAAAGCGCAGACAGGTAACATCCCATGGGTCTCACAAGCGACAAGGTGCTGATGCTGGCGACCGTCCTCGCCGCCGTACTGTTCCTCGGCACGGTATGGCTGTGGCCGCGCCTGGCCCGGCGTAACTGGCGGGCCGTCAGCGGACGGTTCGGGTTGCTGCTCGCCACCCAGGTGGCGGCCCTCGCCACGGTGGGACTCGCCACCAACCAGGCGTTCGGCTTCTACGCCAGTTGGTCCGACCTGTTCGGCCAGGAGACCGACCAGGGAGTGGTCGTCGACCACATGGCGGAAAGCGGCGGCAGCCCCGTCCAAGTGCTCTCCGCCTCCCCTGTCATCGGTGCGAGCAGCGCGCTGCCGCAGATGGCCGGGCAGGTCCAGAAGGTCGACATCATCGGCCGTACGACCCATCTCGCCACGCCGGCGTTCGTGTACCTACCCCCGGAGTACTTCCAGCCGCAGAACCACGCGCGCAGGTTCCCGGTGACCGTCGTTCTCACGGGATACCCGGGCACGGCCCAGGCGCTGGTGGACAAGCTGGACTACCCGAGCACGATCCAGCAGCTGGCCAAAAAGGGGAAGGTGCAGCCGATGATCCTGGTGATGCTACGTCCGACCGTGGCGCCGCCACGGGACACCGAGTGCGTCGACGTTCCCGGGGGCCCGCGGACCGAGACGTTCTTCGCCAAGGATCTGCGCGATTCGGTGATGGCCCACTACCGGGTCGACAAGACGCCCGCCAGCTGGGGCATCGCCGGCGACTCGACCGGCGGCTACTGCGCACTCAAGATCGCCATGCACCACCCGCGCTCGTACGCGGCCGCAGCGGGCCTGTCGCCGTACTACAGGGCGCCGATCGACCCCACCACCGGGGACCTCTTCCATGGCGACAGGAAGCTGCAGCACAGCGCCGACCTCTTCTGGGCGCTCAAGCACCTGGCCGCCCCCGAGACGTCGCTGCTCGTCACCAGCAGCAGGGTCGGTGAGCACAACTTCAAGGACACGCTCAAGTTCATCAAGAGTGTGCAGGGCACGAGCGTGACCAGGATTTCGTCGATCATCCTTCCGAGCGGCGGGCACAACTTCAACACCTGGAAGCGGGAGATCCCGCCGATGCTGCAGTGGATGAGCGGGCGGCTGGTCGCACACTGAGCCGCTTCGGAGTAGCCACTGATCGGGTGACGCCGGGTGTGCGCACCGCACGAGGTTTCCGTGCCCTTGAGGGAAGTGTTCGACGTCTCAACTCATGGGCGCAGCAGCCTCGTTGGTTTCCTGTCCTGCCTGGTGTACCTGCGCCGGCACGACCCTCGCCCACCGGATCATCCGGATCTGTAAGCGCCCGGGCATGCCGGTCATCGCCGACCACGCCTGCACGGGAGCCGGACCATGGGTGACGACAGCCCGTCGAGGACCACCTTGCGGATACCTTCCTGGACCCGTTTCTGAGGAACCGGATCACTCCTCTGGCCCCCTATCGGTCTCTCCTGGAGCGACCGAGACCTGCTTCTGAACCGATCGACCGCTTCCGTCGGTGACCCGGCAACGGGAGCGACCAGGGTGCCGAAGACAGATCCGAACGGCGGATTGTGACGGGAGCCTCTCGGTCAGGCACGTCCCGAACTCCCGGCCCGCGTAGATAATGACCTTGTGCGCTCGCTAGTCAGACATTCCGTCCTGCCTCTGACGCTGGTCATCGTCGGGGCAGCCGCAGTGGTGGGCGACGCCGCGAGGGAAACCCATGCGGCCGGCAGCAGCGGGCGCGGCGGTTTCGGCAAGTCCGGCGAGCCGGGCCAGTCCCAGCTGGGCCAGGACCAGGACCTCCCCGCTACGGGCCCGGCCGAGGACGG
Above is a genomic segment from Streptomyces collinus Tu 365 containing:
- a CDS encoding glycosyltransferase, with amino-acid sequence MSHARPLSVLAGALRRRGADVYFACAPTFEHLAREAGVGFEPLSVTRNANTGVAEATEQDAREAARLAEFLDATRKGAVSTLLVQTRHRRADMLADPDGVLDALRSADRRLRPDWYVVDQLSYPVTLALHCLGVPYATFCPGHPSYVLSGPDAYFGVPYAWPDALRPEPERLRELRAAARQSDEAFTALFAAFARRHAPSRPAPGRAFAHSSPHAVVYAYPAFRWLPTPPPGPVRLFAGHMAALPDPLDAKWEARLKLLRSSGERLVLVALGTFLSARDDVLRTVVTGLLDGMPDVSVVVAAGERAAALADLAGERTVVVPSVPQRALLERVDAMVHHGGSNSFTECLRAGVPAVVLPFSSDQFSVARDAERAGAGVVLDPNTLSPADVPAALGTLWRTASPRMPGLAAAVRRRGPGWAAGELLAAMGRRTSAD
- a CDS encoding YqjF family protein, producing the protein MPRRRLAYGPSYHRTRPAEALTPLAPRTVRRVLFRQRWRDLVFLHWPADPFEVARLLPAGTVPDLHQGRAYVGLVFFRMDDLAFGRAPALPYLGSFGEVNVRLYSRDATGRRGVVFRSLDCDRLLPVLAARGAFGLPYRWSRIHSQWFDSRLLYRTGGRQGARAAARVWLDVADEPVAATPLEEFLTQRWGLHERFLGRTYYLPNAHPAWSFRRCTLLGWQDELVAAAGLSRPQGEPVSVLYAPGLPVVFGPPVPLPAHATRPG
- a CDS encoding SDR family NAD(P)-dependent oxidoreductase, which codes for MDLRDARILVPGATGEIGAALAVRLCALGTRTALAGRDREALTRVSAACEHAPARTFDAWDADSCAKTVDWAAAELGGLDGVVVCVGVAAFGSAGEVEDAVSEHLMAVNALAPMAFLRAAGDRLPEGGVLAAVTGIVAEAAPARMADYAAAKAALATWLTAVRRERRRQGVTVLEINLPHMDTGFAGRAVAGQAPPLPRGLPVPEAVDVIVRALSEGARLVRPGSGAALEVVR
- a CDS encoding polysaccharide deacetylase family protein, which gives rise to MKRRNTGSRFCAPLVSVLLAVSVGGCGMSGGNATGPAATSSTSAGVRGTPGATSHVTAEPATWHKWGLTPLPATPEPPADKPLKLSATGPIPVFSHVPTSQKVVFITVDDGLEKDPKFIEMMRDLKIPITMFLMNDAIKSDYGYFKPLQAMGNHIQNHTLHHPAMNTIPLSRQKQEVCGDQKILTQQFGTAPFLFRPPYGAYNNNTKTAVGDCGPRAIVWWRESMQVRNLQYQEPRKKLRPGDIILAHFRGPAELKGTTMTEMFANLLKCIRAQGFAVARLEDYIQPPTGH
- a CDS encoding alpha/beta hydrolase codes for the protein MGLTSDKVLMLATVLAAVLFLGTVWLWPRLARRNWRAVSGRFGLLLATQVAALATVGLATNQAFGFYASWSDLFGQETDQGVVVDHMAESGGSPVQVLSASPVIGASSALPQMAGQVQKVDIIGRTTHLATPAFVYLPPEYFQPQNHARRFPVTVVLTGYPGTAQALVDKLDYPSTIQQLAKKGKVQPMILVMLRPTVAPPRDTECVDVPGGPRTETFFAKDLRDSVMAHYRVDKTPASWGIAGDSTGGYCALKIAMHHPRSYAAAAGLSPYYRAPIDPTTGDLFHGDRKLQHSADLFWALKHLAAPETSLLVTSSRVGEHNFKDTLKFIKSVQGTSVTRISSIILPSGGHNFNTWKREIPPMLQWMSGRLVAH